The DNA region TAAAAGTAAAAGAAGAATTATTAAATGAGAAAAAAATAGCAGATGACGAGATAAAAAAAATGAAATCAGAACTTGCTACAAAAGAAGAGAGAATTGCAAAAAAAGAAGAAACATTAGAAATGAAAATGGAGCGCCTAGAAGAAAGAGAACTTAAGAATGACAGGTATCGTGAAAAGTTGTCCCGTAAGGAAAAAGAGCTGGATGAAATGATTGCAAATGAGGAAAAGGAACTGGAAAGAATTTCAGAACTTACACAGGAGGATGCCAGAAAAATTATTTTGACTAAACTTGAAAATGAGCTGGATCATGATAAGGCTGTATTAATAAGAGATTATGAGTATAATTTGGACAGGGAAAAGGATAGAATTTCAAAAAGGATTATTTCCACTGCGATTGGTAAAGCGGCATCAGATTATGTAGTTGATTCGACAATTTCTGTTATTCAGCTTCCAAGTGAAGAAATGAAAGGTAGAATTATCGGACGTGAAGGAAGAAACATCAGAGCCATAGAAGCAGCAACAGGAGTTGACTTGATAATTGACGATACACCTGAGGCAGTTGTTTTATCTTCATTTGATGGAGTCAGAAGAGAAGTAGCTAAAATTGCACTTGAAAAACTGATTTCAGATGGGCGTATTCATCCAACAAAAATTGAAGAAGTTGTTGCAAAGGCACAGCATGAAGTGGACGAAAGCATAATGGATGCGGCGGAACAGGCAATCCTTGAAGTTGGAATTCCAACATTGCCACGTGAAGTCTTAAAGGTATTTGGACGTCTAAAATTCAGAACCTCTTTTGGCCAAAATATTTTGCAGCATTCAATAGAAGTCGCACACATAGCAGCTGCTCTTGCAGCAGAAATCGGAGCAAATGTGGATATAGCCAAGAGAGCGGCATTGTTGCATGACATAGGAAAAGCCTTTTCGCATGAACAGGAAGGTTCACACGCCTTAAATGGTGGGGAATTTTTAAGAAAATTCTCAAAGGAAAGTGAAATCGTAATAAATGCCGTGGAAGCACATCATAATGAAGTCGAGCTGTTAAGTATAGAAGCAGTTTTAGTACAGGCAGCAGATTCAATTTCAGCCTCAAGGCCGGGAGCAAGACGTGAAACATTATCAAATTACTTAAAACGTCTGGAACAACTTGAAGAAATTGCCAACAGCCACGAAGGAATTGAAACTTCATATGCAATTCAGGCTGGTAGGGAACTAAGATTAATTGTTCATCCAGATAATATTGATGATGACAAGGCTACAATACTGGCTAGGGAAGTAGCAAAAGAAATCGAAGAGAAAATGCAATATCCAGGGCAGATAAAAGTTACTGTTATCAGGGAAACTAGAGCTGTGGAATATGCAAAATAAATAAAAATGAGTTAAAAAGAGAGCTTATCCGTTAAAAATATCTTTGAGATAATTTTTATTCTGGAGGCTCTTTTTATAATAAAACAAGCTTAAAATTGAAAAATTAAAATATAGAAAAAATAAATTAAGAAAAACTATAAAAAAATGGTAATATGTAGTATAATACATATTATAAATAGAAATGTTGAATAAATTTGGAATGAAAAGGAATGATTTTAAATGAAATTTTTGATAATTGGTGATATTGTCGGTAGGCCAGGTAGAAATACATTATTTAAATATTTGGAAAAACGAAAACAGGATTATGATTTTATTATTGTAAATGGGGAAAATTCAGCTGGTGGATTTGGGATAAATGTGAAAATTGCGAAGGAAATGTTTGAGCGGGGAGTAGATGTTATTACTCTTGGAAATCATAGCTGGGATAAAAGGGAAATTTATTCATATATAAACGAACAGAAGAATTTAATCAGGCCTATAAATTTTACAAAGGAAGCACCAGGAAATGGTTATACAATCGTTGCTAAAAATGGAGTGAAAGTGGCAGTTATAAATGCACAATGTAAAGTGTTCATGCCACCGATTGCTTGCCCGTTTTTGGCAGTAGAGGAAGTTTTGCCTAAGATAAAGGAAGAAACTGATATTATTATTCTTGATTTTCACGGAGAAGCAACTTCTGAAAAACAGGCTATGGGATGGAATTTGACTGGAAAGGTATCAGCTGTTTATGGAACACATACACATACACAGACTGCAGATGAAAGAATTTTGCCAGGAGGTACTGCATACATTTCAGATATAGGAATGACAGGTGGACATGACGGTATTTTGGGAATGAACAGACGTGAGAGTATTCAAAGATTTAAAGATGGGATGCCAACAAGATATTCAGTTTGTGAGGAAAACTTGCGAATTAATGGAATTGAGCTGGAAGTGAATGAGAATACTGGGAAAGCAGTTTCTATAAAACGTGTAAACATGGGATATGATGAAATATAAAAAATAGGGGAAAATTTA from Leptotrichia trevisanii DSM 22070 includes:
- the rny gene encoding ribonuclease Y produces the protein MNISITILLIVIFSFLTFFIAYFFGSSIFKKKYGELSELELKIVDAKRRLETSKKEVEREIESFRKEETLKVKEELLNEKKIADDEIKKMKSELATKEERIAKKEETLEMKMERLEERELKNDRYREKLSRKEKELDEMIANEEKELERISELTQEDARKIILTKLENELDHDKAVLIRDYEYNLDREKDRISKRIISTAIGKAASDYVVDSTISVIQLPSEEMKGRIIGREGRNIRAIEAATGVDLIIDDTPEAVVLSSFDGVRREVAKIALEKLISDGRIHPTKIEEVVAKAQHEVDESIMDAAEQAILEVGIPTLPREVLKVFGRLKFRTSFGQNILQHSIEVAHIAAALAAEIGANVDIAKRAALLHDIGKAFSHEQEGSHALNGGEFLRKFSKESEIVINAVEAHHNEVELLSIEAVLVQAADSISASRPGARRETLSNYLKRLEQLEEIANSHEGIETSYAIQAGRELRLIVHPDNIDDDKATILAREVAKEIEEKMQYPGQIKVTVIRETRAVEYAK
- a CDS encoding TIGR00282 family metallophosphoesterase, which produces MKFLIIGDIVGRPGRNTLFKYLEKRKQDYDFIIVNGENSAGGFGINVKIAKEMFERGVDVITLGNHSWDKREIYSYINEQKNLIRPINFTKEAPGNGYTIVAKNGVKVAVINAQCKVFMPPIACPFLAVEEVLPKIKEETDIIILDFHGEATSEKQAMGWNLTGKVSAVYGTHTHTQTADERILPGGTAYISDIGMTGGHDGILGMNRRESIQRFKDGMPTRYSVCEENLRINGIELEVNENTGKAVSIKRVNMGYDEI